A region from the Vicia villosa cultivar HV-30 ecotype Madison, WI linkage group LG3, Vvil1.0, whole genome shotgun sequence genome encodes:
- the LOC131658120 gene encoding gibberellin 20 oxidase 2-like — MATVTTPSLPFCPPPKDQKGENKVEFFDFTSLAKEGKVPKEFIWPTENWVKSSGEIIELPLIDIGLIKNDESAMAKAAEIVREACIKHGAFEVTNIGVDVDFNDLVLQETGNIFKLSLDEKIKAIAKDSGFSVAHAERYTTVLPWKETFTFMYNHNSKNKTQVIDVVDSLLGQKFQQTGLVYQKYCDAMNELTKVLFELLAISLGVDRNHYQSFFEDAVSMMRCNFYPPCSASLSGALGNGPHCDPISLTLLLQDQVGGLEVFANNKWLAVPPKPNTLVINIGDTFMALTNGLYKSCLHRVFVSNKVERKSLTFFVNPRGDKTVSPPDELLGKEESRKYPDYTWNELYQFTQKTRRVDAHTLDSFVAWQSSSDASN, encoded by the exons ATGGCAACAGTCACCACTCCTAGCCTTCCCTTTTGCCCTCCCCCAAAGGACCAGAAAGGTGAAAACAAGGTCGAATTTTTCGACTTTACTTCACTGGCAAAAGAAGGAAAAGTCCCAAAAGAATTCATTTGGCCTACTGAGAATTGGGTCAAAAGCAGTGGAGAAATCATCGAACTACCACTCATTGACATTGGCCTCATCAAGAATGATGAATCTGCAATGGCCAAAGCTGCAGAGATTGTGAGAGAGGCATGCATTAAACATGGTGCCTTTGAAGTCACTAACATTGGTGTGGACgtagatttcaatgatcttgTTCTTCAAGAAACTGGAAACATTTTCAAGCTTTCGTTGGATGAGAAAATCAAAGCTATAGCTAAAGATTCTGGTTTCTCAGTTGCTCATGCAGAGAGGTATACTACTGTTTTGCCATGGAAAGAGACATTCACTTTCATGTACAATCACAACAGCAAAAATAAGACACAGGTTATTGATGTTGTTGATTCTCTCTTAGGTCAAAAGTTTCAACAAACTGG gTTGGTGTATCAGAAATACTGTGATGCAATGAATGAGTTAACCAAGGTGCTTTTTGAGCTATTGGCTATTAGTCTGGGTGTGGATCGGAACCATTATCAAAGCTTTTTCGAAGATGCTGTGTCAATGATGAGATGCAACTTTTATCCGCCTTGCAGTGCTAGCCTTAGTGGTGCACTTGGAAATGGCCCTCATTGTGATCCAATCTCTCTCACTCTTCTCCTTCAAGATCAAGTTGGAGGGTTAGAAGTTTTTGCTAACAACAAATGGCTTGCTGTTCCACCAAAACCTAACACCCTTGTCATCAACATAGGTGATACTTTCATG gCATTGACCAATGGATTGTACAAGAGTTGTCTCCATAGGGTTTTTGTTAGCAACAAGGTGGAGAGGAAGTCCTTGACTTTCTTTGTGAATCCAAGAGGAGACAAAACTGTAAGTCCTCCTGATGAGCTTTTGGGAAAAGAAGAATCAAGAAAATATCCTGATTACACATGGAATGAATTATATCAGTTTACACAAAAGACTCGAAGAGTTGATGCTCACACACTTGACAGTTTCGTAGCTTGGCAAAGCTCTTCTGATGCATCCAACTGA